From Camelina sativa cultivar DH55 chromosome 7, Cs, whole genome shotgun sequence, one genomic window encodes:
- the LOC104702735 gene encoding uncharacterized protein LOC104702735, whose amino-acid sequence MVEVEYVWLPTNCKNCGQLGHNEKRCLQSTSGHQADVATIIESSIDKVAELGNVNAPGPIQVVTNQLTAPIQISSIEVPITNVSLLHVGEPIATKQASSAIVEEHILPATVSASENISISKTVPATPLSIESPIQETAQLSSAISHATFQGGSSKQAEIKLGSNQFSSLGSSEGEEDLSESELDNETEPIDLMTPTDKRILLERPVKPSTVLKETLTRSGRGRGRGRGKRGGRG is encoded by the coding sequence ATGGTGGAGGTAGAGTACGTTTGGTTACCCACTAATTGTAAGAATTGTGGGCAGTTGGGTCATAATGAAAAGCGTTGCTTACAGTCTACATCAGGTCATCAAGCGGATGTAGCTACAATCATAGAGTCCTCTATTGATAAGGTTGCAGAGCTTGGTAATGTAAATGCTCCAGGCCCCATTCAAGTTGTTACAAATCAGCTTACTGCTCCTATTCAAATCTCAAGCATTGAGGTACCGATTACTAATGTTTCTCTCTTACATGTGGGAGAACCAATTGCAACAAAACAAGCTTCATCTGCTATAGTAGAAGAACACATTCTGCCAGCAACTGTCTCAGCCTCTGAGAATATATCTATTTCTAAAACTGTTCCAGCTACCCCTTTATCTATTGAGTCTCCTATTCAGGAAACTGCACAACTTTCTTCAGCCATATCTCATGCTACTTTCCAAGGGGGGAGTAGTAAACAAGCTGAGATTAAGCTTGGTTCCAATCAGTTTTCCTCATTAGGTTCTtccgaaggagaagaagatttgtcGGAATCAGAATTGGATAACGAAACTGAGCCGATAGATCTAATGACTCCTACAGATAAAAGAATCCTTCTGGAACGACCGGTTAAACCGTCAACAGTGTTAAAGGAAACTCTTACTCGCTCAGGTCGTGGAAGGGGCAGAGGTCGTGGAAAACGAGGTGGCCGTGGCTAG
- the LOC104704960 gene encoding F-box protein At2g21930-like yields MERQEQEANKKISYDMRSRDPIPDDVIEEILKASIVETLARFRCLSTQYASMIRSREFIKSYLIKSSTRPLRNLIFTFMEMERLGNQFVFSASQPQNEGDSSSSATYHMSSQYQMHTSSPFVHGLICHGRPSKMEIYNPSNKKSITLPKIDYESFPYYMYLGYDSIDGDYKDTFWRKIEDFPPHTHSSPYSPDLCLNGVLYYGVHHLSTHENNPHPDDLIPAIMSFDVRSEKFDLIKLPELPDNVLLPILTTYEGR; encoded by the exons ATGGagagacaagaacaagaagcgAACAAGAAGATCTCCTACGATATGAGAAGCAGAGACCCGATTCCAGATGATGTCATCGAGGAGATACTCAAAGCATCGATTGTTGAAACCCTAGCGAGGTTTCGCTGCCTATCGACGCAGTATGCATCCATGATTCGCAGCCGAGAGTTCATAAAATCGTACTTGATCAAGTCTTCTACTCGTCCTCTCAGAAACCTCATCTTCACATTCATGGAGATGGAACGTTTGGGAAATCAATTCGTCTTCTCAGCCAGTCAACCTCAAAATGAAggtgattcatcttcttcagcaaCTTACCATATGAGTAGCCAATATCAGATGCAcacttcttctccttttgttcATGGTTTGATTTGCCATGGACGTCCTTCTAAGATGGAAATATATAACCCTAGCAATAAAAAATCCATTACTTTGCCTAAGATCGATTATGAGAGTTTCCCATATTACATGTACTTGGGTTATGATTCCATCGATGGTGATTACAAA GACACTTTTTGGAGGAAGATTGAAGATTTTCCTCCCCACACTCATAGTTCTCCGTATTCTCCTGATCTATGTCtcaatggtgttttgtattatgGAGTTCATCATCTCAGCACCCATGAGAATAATCCCCACCCTGATGATTTGATTCCTGCGATTATGagttttgatgttaggtctgaaaAATTTGATCTCATAAAACTACCAGAGTTACCAGACAATGTCTTGCTTCCAATTCTGACAACCTACGAGGGAAG GTGA